In Trueperaceae bacterium, one DNA window encodes the following:
- a CDS encoding sensor histidine kinase: DNALRHGAGRTRVAVAVGDRRLTVRVSDDGPGVPEDALARLTEPFYKVDRGGDGLGLGLAFVAHVARALGGELALSNTGTGLEATLSLPVVAQQA; the protein is encoded by the coding sequence GACAACGCCCTGCGCCACGGCGCGGGGCGGACCCGCGTGGCCGTCGCCGTCGGCGACAGGCGCCTGACCGTGCGGGTCAGCGACGACGGGCCCGGCGTGCCGGAGGACGCGCTGGCGCGCCTCACCGAGCCCTTCTACAAGGTCGACCGGGGCGGCGACGGGCTGGGTCTGGGCCTGGCGTTCGTGGCCCACGTCGCCCGCGCGCTCGGCGGCGAGCTGGCGCTGTCCAACACGGGCACCGGTCTCGAGGCGACGCTCAGCCTGCCGGTGGTGGCGCAGCAGGCGTGA
- a CDS encoding cytochrome c, whose amino-acid sequence MRALCLGAMVLGCTVVVARSSAETPDPPDATTLEAVRQKGQEVFTTNCMGCHGPTGGGGVGVPLAGNDFLEDTEYVIEQIVYGGGFMPGFGHLSDEEIAAVATYVRTSWGNDFGLVTVEEVAAHR is encoded by the coding sequence TTGCGTGCTCTTTGCCTGGGGGCGATGGTCCTTGGCTGCACCGTCGTGGTGGCGCGGTCCTCGGCCGAGACCCCCGACCCGCCCGACGCCACGACGCTCGAAGCGGTGAGGCAGAAGGGCCAGGAAGTCTTCACGACCAACTGCATGGGCTGTCACGGACCGACGGGGGGCGGCGGCGTGGGCGTGCCGCTCGCAGGCAACGACTTCCTCGAGGACACCGAGTACGTCATCGAGCAGATCGTGTACGGCGGTGGCTTCATGCCCGGCTTCGGGCACCTCAGCGACGAAGAGATCGCTGCGGTGGCGACCTACGTGAGGACGAGCTGGGGCAACGACTTCGGGCTCGTGACCGTGGAAGAGGTCGCGGCGCACCGTTGA